One Methanococcus aeolicus Nankai-3 DNA segment encodes these proteins:
- the fbp gene encoding fructose-1,6-bisphosphate aldolase/phosphatase produces the protein MNGEKITLSVIKADVGGLCGHTSAPEELMDACEFVLEEALDELIIDYYVTKCGDDVDLIMTHQKGTDNKEIHGLAWSAFEEATEVAKELKLYGAGQDLLSEGFTGNVKGMGPGCAEMEFVERPSEPVIVFCSDKTDPAAFNLPFYRMFADPFNTPGLVYDKKMQTGFDFDVLDIYQNKKILLNTPKETYQLLALIGNLETYSVKSVYRARDGEIAATCSADKLSKVGGKYVGKDDPVAIVRPQSGMPSVGEILEAFAKPHMVPGWMRGCHWGPLMPVGEDDANPTRFDGPPRIFALGFQLSKGRLVGPNDFFADVGFDSARKKALEMADMIREMGPFQPHRLSESMMEYSSIKKVLADLEDRFVPNEKHEVVDKLTYDVEDQS, from the coding sequence ATGAACGGAGAAAAAATAACTTTAAGTGTTATAAAAGCTGATGTAGGAGGATTATGTGGTCATACCTCGGCACCTGAGGAATTAATGGACGCATGTGAATTCGTGCTTGAAGAAGCCCTTGATGAGTTAATAATTGATTACTATGTCACCAAATGTGGAGACGATGTAGATTTAATCATGACCCACCAAAAAGGAACAGATAATAAGGAAATACATGGGTTGGCATGGAGTGCATTTGAGGAAGCCACAGAAGTGGCAAAAGAATTAAAATTATATGGTGCCGGTCAAGATTTACTTTCCGAAGGTTTCACTGGAAATGTAAAAGGAATGGGTCCGGGCTGTGCTGAAATGGAATTTGTTGAAAGACCAAGCGAACCTGTTATAGTATTTTGTAGTGATAAAACAGACCCCGCAGCGTTTAACCTTCCATTTTATAGGATGTTTGCAGACCCATTTAATACGCCAGGATTAGTTTATGACAAAAAAATGCAAACTGGATTTGATTTTGATGTATTGGACATATATCAAAACAAAAAAATATTGTTAAATACTCCAAAAGAAACATATCAATTATTGGCATTAATTGGAAATTTGGAAACTTATTCTGTAAAAAGTGTTTATAGAGCAAGAGATGGGGAAATTGCCGCAACATGCAGTGCAGATAAATTAAGTAAAGTTGGAGGAAAATATGTTGGTAAAGATGACCCTGTGGCAATAGTGAGACCTCAAAGCGGTATGCCATCAGTAGGGGAAATATTGGAAGCATTTGCTAAACCACACATGGTTCCAGGATGGATGAGAGGATGCCACTGGGGACCATTGATGCCTGTTGGTGAGGACGATGCTAACCCAACAAGATTTGATGGACCTCCAAGAATTTTCGCATTAGGATTCCAGCTTTCAAAAGGTAGATTGGTGGGACCAAATGATTTCTTTGCAGATGTTGGATTTGATAGTGCAAGGAAAAAAGCATTAGAAATGGCAGATATGATTAGAGAAATGGGGCCATTCCAGCCTCACAGATTATCTGAGTCTATGATGGAATATAGTTCAATTAAAAAAGTATTGGCCGATTTAGAGGATAGATTTGTGCCAAATGAAAAACATGAAGTCGTAGATAAATTAACCTATGATGTAGAAGACCAAAGTTAA
- the rpl37A gene encoding 50S ribosomal protein L37Ae, which translates to MVEFSHTKKIGSAGRFGARYGRKVRVRVRDVEIKQKKAYKCPVCGFMKLKRISTSIWECKKCGAKMAGGAYTPETGAGKVVAKAIRRVIESKTKEI; encoded by the coding sequence ATGGTAGAATTTAGCCATACAAAAAAAATCGGTTCAGCCGGTAGGTTTGGAGCAAGATACGGAAGAAAAGTTAGAGTTAGAGTTAGAGATGTAGAAATAAAACAAAAGAAAGCATATAAATGTCCCGTATGTGGATTTATGAAATTAAAAAGAATCAGTACATCCATATGGGAATGTAAAAAATGCGGTGCTAAAATGGCAGGAGGGGCATATACCCCAGAAACTGGTGCAGGAAAAGTAGTAGCTAAGGCTATTAGAAGAGTAATTGAAAGTAAAACCAAGGAAATTTAA
- a CDS encoding HesB-like protein, translating to MIPVSISEEAMEFISGKLEKSDLDTIVIYFEGFGUGGPKFGIDVKAPKETDDLIYDNEFKIYLEKTAGQFLSEVNIVLKKSMFYGKYLSIKGAGGRC from the coding sequence ATGATACCAGTAAGCATATCAGAAGAGGCTATGGAATTTATCTCTGGGAAATTAGAGAAATCAGATTTGGATACCATAGTAATTTATTTTGAAGGATTTGGGTGAGGAGGACCTAAATTTGGAATAGATGTAAAAGCTCCAAAAGAAACTGACGATTTAATATACGATAATGAATTTAAAATATATCTAGAAAAAACCGCAGGGCAGTTTTTAAGTGAGGTAAATATCGTATTAAAAAAGTCAATGTTTTATGGGAAATATCTCTCAATTAAAGGAGCAGGCGGAAGATGCTAA
- a CDS encoding flippase codes for MSFNLKNLKKDGLLKDSIFMIFSNIYSKGMGYLFYFLTALILGTEGFGTLRGLLPLMDIITIFFCSGIPPSIAKHLSENENSNNEWIISILKIMILFSILGAPIIILLKYILGGGYSTIDISIYIAVVLAVICSSFISWNRGVLQGSLKIKELSLTWIIENTSKIIFLIIFALLFGVMGAFLSISFAYLIGGIFGYYLLLKYIKIDNINIKNINLFKWDNKHNKKVKQVLYYAIPIALGTASYRLLNDIDSIAIMSLLGAYDNGIYGYASLLSRAVFLFASAISIPLIPRIAKTKDINYLKKGLLLNFFIVIPVLAVVFIFAGELLKLFFGIVNNDAVNCLKILSISAGFMSSYTVCSSSLQGLGRAKIPLYILIVGILLNIILNYTLIPKIGIIGGAYATLISSMSIFLIILAYIYYGVFGSSQKKKILNLK; via the coding sequence ATGTCATTTAATTTAAAAAATTTAAAAAAAGATGGACTTTTAAAAGATAGCATATTTATGATTTTTTCAAATATCTATTCAAAAGGAATGGGATATTTATTTTATTTTTTAACTGCTTTAATATTAGGAACGGAAGGATTTGGAACTCTTAGAGGACTTCTTCCACTTATGGATATAATAACTATATTTTTTTGTTCTGGAATACCGCCTTCAATAGCAAAACATCTATCAGAAAATGAAAATTCTAATAATGAGTGGATAATATCTATTTTAAAAATCATGATATTATTTTCAATATTGGGAGCTCCCATAATAATACTATTAAAATATATATTGGGGGGAGGTTATTCTACCATAGATATTAGTATATATATTGCTGTGGTGTTGGCTGTTATATGTTCTTCATTTATCTCGTGGAATAGAGGAGTTTTGCAGGGCAGTTTAAAAATAAAGGAATTGTCTTTAACATGGATTATTGAAAATACTTCAAAAATAATATTTTTAATTATATTTGCCTTATTATTTGGTGTAATGGGTGCATTTTTATCGATATCCTTTGCATATCTAATTGGCGGGATTTTTGGATATTATTTATTATTAAAATATATTAAAATAGATAATATAAATATAAAAAACATAAATTTATTTAAATGGGACAATAAACACAATAAAAAGGTAAAACAAGTATTATATTATGCCATTCCCATAGCATTGGGGACCGCTTCATATCGTCTTTTAAATGACATTGATAGTATTGCCATTATGTCATTATTGGGAGCGTATGATAATGGTATTTATGGTTATGCTTCGTTATTATCTCGGGCGGTATTTTTATTTGCTTCGGCGATATCCATACCATTAATACCACGAATAGCAAAAACCAAGGATATTAATTATTTAAAAAAAGGTTTATTATTAAATTTCTTTATTGTAATTCCTGTTCTTGCAGTGGTATTTATATTTGCGGGGGAGCTCCTAAAATTATTCTTTGGAATTGTTAACAATGATGCCGTGAATTGCTTAAAGATATTGTCAATTTCAGCAGGTTTTATGAGTTCTTATACTGTATGTAGCTCATCATTACAGGGATTAGGTAGGGCTAAAATACCACTTTATATATTAATTGTAGGAATATTATTAAATATAATTTTAAATTATACCTTAATACCAAAAATAGGAATAATTGGGGGAGCTTATGCTACGCTAATAAGTTCTATGTCCATATTTTTAATAATTTTAGCGTATATATATTATGGTGTATTTGGGAGCTCCCAAAAGAAAAAAATATTAAATCTTAAATAA
- a CDS encoding KEOPS complex subunit Pcc1, with the protein MEIKNKPNFTLKITYDSKEMAEIIYNAILIEHNESQIKSKCVMELRDNILFINSFANEVSILKASFYSYIRWIKTAEGIYKLTI; encoded by the coding sequence ATGGAAATAAAAAATAAACCAAATTTTACCTTAAAAATAACTTATGATTCAAAAGAAATGGCAGAAATAATATATAATGCCATATTAATAGAACATAATGAATCACAGATTAAGTCAAAATGTGTTATGGAGCTCCGAGATAATATTCTATTCATAAACTCATTTGCAAATGAAGTTAGTATATTAAAAGCATCATTTTATTCATATATTCGGTGGATAAAGACGGCGGAAGGTATATATAAATTAACAATATAA
- the pyrG gene encoding glutamine hydrolyzing CTP synthase — translation MKFIFITGGVVSSLGKGITASSIGRLLKARGFKINMVKIDPYLQIDAGTMSPYEHGEVFVTDDGGETDLDLGNYERFVDIKLSANNNITTGKVYWSVLSKERRGDYLGKTVQVIPHITNEIKELIKSTGTNCDITIVEIGGTVGDIESLPFLEAIRQFKKDVGDNNVLYVHVSLLPYIKTAGEIKTKPTQHSVKELRGIGIQPNILVCRTEIPISEKTREKLALFCDVEKDAVIEAKDARTIYEVPLNLEREGIAKLIINKLKLNTNNSKPDLKEWRAMVDRIVNPLNEITIGIVGKYIMLKDAYTSITESLVHAGAKHDTKVNIEWISSEELRDETYKETMDKLVEDEKLDGILIPGGFGERGIDGKVNASKYARENNIPYLGICLGMQCAVIDFARNVCNLKGANSTEFDEGAPFPVIDYLPEQRDIEDKGGTMRLGEYKAILKEGSLAQKLYNEKEAFERHRHRYEVNPEYHDILTENGLIISGTSPDGKLAEFIELDTLTHPYFIATQAHPEFKSRPNKPHPLFDGLVKSALDKKLKK, via the coding sequence ATGAAATTTATATTCATAACTGGCGGAGTGGTTTCATCACTTGGAAAAGGAATCACGGCGTCATCAATAGGAAGATTATTAAAAGCAAGAGGATTTAAAATAAATATGGTAAAAATAGACCCATATTTACAAATAGATGCTGGAACAATGTCCCCCTATGAACATGGAGAGGTGTTTGTTACAGACGACGGCGGAGAAACAGATTTAGACCTTGGAAACTATGAAAGGTTTGTAGATATAAAATTAAGTGCAAATAATAATATTACCACAGGTAAAGTATATTGGAGTGTCCTTTCAAAAGAAAGAAGAGGAGACTATTTGGGTAAAACCGTTCAAGTTATACCCCACATAACCAACGAAATAAAAGAACTGATAAAATCAACTGGAACTAACTGCGATATAACTATTGTAGAAATTGGAGGAACTGTTGGGGATATAGAGAGCCTTCCATTTTTAGAGGCAATAAGGCAGTTTAAAAAAGATGTTGGAGATAATAATGTTTTATATGTCCATGTGTCATTACTTCCATATATAAAGACAGCAGGAGAGATAAAAACAAAACCAACCCAGCATAGTGTAAAAGAATTAAGAGGAATAGGCATTCAACCAAATATATTGGTTTGTAGGACAGAAATACCCATAAGCGAAAAAACTAGGGAAAAATTGGCTTTATTCTGTGATGTCGAAAAAGATGCCGTAATTGAGGCAAAAGATGCCAGAACAATTTACGAGGTGCCATTAAATCTCGAAAGAGAGGGCATAGCAAAATTAATAATAAATAAATTAAAACTTAATACAAATAATTCTAAGCCAGATTTAAAAGAATGGCGGGCAATGGTGGATAGAATAGTAAATCCATTGAATGAAATTACAATAGGTATTGTTGGAAAATATATAATGTTAAAAGATGCCTACACAAGTATTACAGAGTCCTTAGTTCATGCGGGAGCCAAACATGATACAAAAGTAAATATTGAATGGATCAGCTCCGAAGAATTAAGAGACGAAACATATAAAGAAACAATGGATAAACTTGTAGAAGATGAAAAACTCGATGGAATACTTATTCCCGGAGGATTTGGGGAAAGAGGTATTGACGGAAAAGTAAATGCTTCAAAATATGCTAGAGAAAATAATATCCCATATCTTGGAATATGTCTTGGTATGCAATGTGCAGTAATAGATTTCGCCAGAAATGTATGTAATTTAAAAGGTGCAAATTCCACAGAGTTTGATGAGGGAGCTCCCTTCCCAGTAATAGATTATTTGCCAGAGCAAAGAGATATTGAGGACAAAGGGGGAACGATGCGACTTGGAGAATATAAAGCAATCTTAAAAGAAGGAAGCCTTGCACAAAAGCTATACAATGAAAAGGAAGCTTTTGAAAGACACAGACATAGATATGAAGTAAATCCCGAATATCACGACATACTTACCGAAAATGGACTAATTATTTCAGGAACTTCTCCAGATGGAAAACTTGCGGAATTTATAGAATTAGATACTTTAACCCATCCATATTTTATAGCTACCCAGGCACACCCCGAATTTAAATCAAGACCAAATAAACCACACCCATTATTTGATGGACTTGTAAAATCGGCACTTGATAAGAAATTAAAAAAATAA
- a CDS encoding ribosome assembly factor SBDS, which translates to MVPLEKAVIARLQSHGEKFEVLVDPYLSAKFKEGQKLDISEILASEDIYKDSGKGEKVPDELLEKIFGTTDKKEVAKKIVLKGTVQLTSQQRKEMKEQKRKQIISLIARNTINPQTDTPHPPNRIEKVMEEIRANIDIYKSAEEQIPDIIKDIRRLIPIKFEKRDLAVRIPAEYSTTAYHSVSNYGTIKKEEWQSDGSLVFVIEIPSGIETEFYGHLNKITKGNVQTKILKRY; encoded by the coding sequence ATGGTGCCATTGGAAAAAGCTGTAATTGCACGGCTTCAATCCCACGGGGAGAAGTTTGAGGTATTGGTGGACCCTTATCTGTCTGCTAAATTTAAAGAAGGGCAAAAACTGGATATTTCTGAAATACTAGCATCTGAGGACATATATAAGGATTCTGGAAAAGGAGAGAAGGTCCCAGATGAATTATTAGAAAAAATATTTGGAACTACTGATAAAAAGGAAGTTGCAAAAAAAATTGTATTAAAGGGAACAGTTCAACTTACTTCACAGCAGAGAAAAGAAATGAAGGAACAAAAAAGAAAACAAATCATTTCTTTAATTGCAAGAAACACCATAAACCCTCAAACTGATACACCTCACCCTCCAAACAGAATTGAAAAAGTAATGGAGGAAATACGGGCAAACATAGATATTTATAAAAGTGCCGAAGAACAAATTCCGGATATTATTAAGGATATTAGGAGATTAATTCCAATTAAGTTTGAAAAAAGAGATCTTGCTGTTAGAATTCCAGCAGAATATTCCACAACTGCATACCATTCAGTTAGTAATTATGGAACCATAAAAAAAGAAGAATGGCAATCAGACGGTTCTCTTGTTTTTGTTATAGAGATTCCAAGTGGTATTGAAACTGAATTCTACGGACATTTAAATAAAATTACAAAAGGAAATGTTCAAACAAAAATATTAAAGCGATATTAA
- the guaA gene encoding glutamine-hydrolyzing GMP synthase — protein sequence MMNTKEFIEESIAEIKEQIGDKKTIIALSGGVDSAVAAVLTARAIGDQLLAVFVDTGLMRKNEAQEIYKIFKEDMGLNLRIIEAKEQFLKELDGVDDPEEKRKIIGRIFIEIFEEVAKENGEEVLVQGTIAPDWIESEGEIKTHHNIALPSGMVLELVEPLRDLYKDEVRLLAKDLGLPDEIAYRQPFPGPGLAVRILGKITEEKLEICKEANAIVEEEIEKEGLNKDLWQYFAAVLDTKATGVKGDIREYNWVVVIRFVESLDAMTASVPELPFNIIKRISKRITSEVPNVARVVLDVSDKPPATIEFE from the coding sequence ATGATGAATACCAAAGAATTCATAGAAGAATCAATTGCGGAAATAAAGGAACAAATAGGAGATAAAAAAACAATAATTGCCCTTAGTGGTGGTGTAGATAGTGCTGTTGCTGCTGTTCTCACAGCTAGGGCGATTGGAGACCAGCTTTTGGCTGTTTTTGTAGATACAGGATTAATGAGAAAAAACGAAGCTCAGGAAATATACAAAATATTTAAAGAAGACATGGGGCTTAATTTAAGAATAATTGAGGCAAAAGAGCAATTTTTAAAAGAATTAGATGGAGTAGATGACCCAGAGGAAAAAAGAAAAATAATAGGAAGAATATTTATTGAAATATTTGAAGAAGTTGCAAAAGAAAATGGGGAAGAAGTTTTAGTTCAGGGAACCATAGCTCCGGACTGGATAGAAAGTGAAGGAGAGATAAAAACTCACCATAACATAGCGCTTCCTAGTGGAATGGTGCTTGAATTAGTAGAGCCTTTGAGAGATTTATATAAGGATGAAGTAAGATTATTGGCGAAAGACTTGGGGCTTCCAGATGAAATAGCATATAGACAGCCATTCCCAGGTCCAGGTCTTGCCGTTAGGATATTGGGAAAAATTACCGAAGAAAAATTGGAAATATGTAAAGAGGCCAATGCAATTGTAGAAGAAGAAATTGAGAAAGAAGGATTAAATAAAGATTTATGGCAATATTTCGCTGCTGTTCTAGATACCAAGGCAACGGGAGTTAAAGGAGACATAAGAGAATACAACTGGGTTGTAGTTATTCGATTTGTTGAATCCCTTGATGCTATGACTGCCAGTGTTCCAGAATTGCCATTTAATATAATAAAAAGAATAAGTAAAAGAATTACCTCAGAAGTTCCAAATGTTGCAAGAGTTGTTTTAGATGTATCCGATAAACCACCTGCAACAATTGAATTTGAATAA
- a CDS encoding site-2 protease family protein: MQSFKLLKIMGIPIELHITFLLLLLAVYYFWGIGGFILYLFLFSSVVLHELGHSFVAKKYGVHIEKILLLPIGGMAIMDKIPEKGEFKIAIAGPIVSMILGVLFLTLSSFYDINLLKIDSMEYLLFSTVGILNIFLGLFNLLPAFPMDGGRILRALISGKIGYLKATKIASSIGQLFSMLMFGYGIISFNIILLLIAVFIYFGAHQEYATLLTYRIFDRIKIDEIMSDQIIAVPPETTTKELVDLMFKYKYMGYPVVDTNGELIGSVSFDDIVAVSDDILVSDIMKPPIVVSKYGDFNELLHKMNNSERIYVKDDTGKLVGIISKTDIIRILKIMGLKLNDID; this comes from the coding sequence ATGCAATCATTTAAATTACTAAAAATTATGGGAATTCCAATAGAGCTCCACATAACATTTTTATTATTGTTATTGGCAGTTTATTATTTCTGGGGGATTGGCGGATTTATATTATATTTATTTTTATTTTCATCAGTAGTATTGCACGAATTAGGGCATTCTTTTGTGGCAAAAAAATATGGTGTCCATATAGAAAAAATATTGCTATTACCAATTGGTGGTATGGCCATAATGGATAAAATTCCTGAGAAAGGAGAATTTAAAATAGCCATAGCTGGGCCTATTGTAAGTATGATTTTAGGGGTTTTATTTTTGACTTTATCCTCTTTTTATGATATTAATTTATTAAAAATAGATTCAATGGAATATTTATTATTTTCAACGGTGGGAATATTAAATATATTTCTTGGATTATTTAATTTGCTTCCTGCTTTCCCCATGGATGGAGGTAGAATATTGCGAGCACTAATATCTGGCAAAATAGGCTATTTAAAAGCTACAAAAATTGCATCATCAATTGGTCAGCTTTTTTCAATGCTCATGTTTGGCTATGGAATTATATCATTTAATATAATATTATTATTAATTGCTGTGTTTATATATTTCGGAGCTCATCAAGAATATGCCACTTTACTTACTTACCGTATATTTGACAGGATAAAAATAGATGAGATAATGTCAGACCAGATAATTGCAGTGCCACCGGAAACTACAACAAAAGAATTAGTAGATTTGATGTTCAAATATAAATATATGGGCTATCCTGTTGTAGATACTAACGGAGAATTAATAGGTAGTGTATCATTTGATGATATAGTAGCGGTTAGTGATGATATTCTCGTTAGCGATATAATGAAACCACCTATTGTAGTATCAAAATATGGCGATTTTAATGAATTGCTCCATAAAATGAATAATTCCGAACGAATATATGTTAAAGACGACACCGGAAAATTAGTTGGAATAATCTCAAAAACGGACATTATAAGAATATTAAAAATTATGGGATTAAAATTAAATGATATTGATTAA
- a CDS encoding prefoldin subunit beta produces the protein MDMPANIQNQLMQFQQLQQQLQTIVMQKQQLEAQIKEMEKAMEEMEKSEDSTVYKMAGGILVSRNKEDVKEELSEKVETYKVRITTFAKQEEKMQKRLTDMQESLQKALQGTNIA, from the coding sequence ATGGATATGCCAGCAAATATTCAAAATCAATTAATGCAGTTTCAACAACTCCAACAGCAATTACAAACAATTGTTATGCAAAAACAACAATTGGAAGCCCAAATAAAAGAAATGGAAAAAGCAATGGAAGAAATGGAAAAATCCGAAGATAGCACCGTATATAAAATGGCAGGCGGAATTCTAGTAAGTAGAAACAAGGAAGATGTAAAAGAAGAATTAAGCGAAAAAGTAGAAACCTACAAAGTAAGAATTACAACATTTGCAAAACAAGAAGAAAAAATGCAAAAAAGATTAACAGACATGCAGGAATCATTGCAAAAAGCACTTCAAGGAACTAATATAGCATAA
- a CDS encoding DNA-directed RNA polymerase subunit P yields MVEYKCSNCGRIITQDELGMKAKCPYCSNKLLIKLRTRIIKEVKAR; encoded by the coding sequence ATGGTAGAATATAAATGTTCAAACTGCGGGAGAATTATTACCCAGGATGAATTAGGAATGAAAGCAAAATGTCCATATTGTAGTAATAAGTTATTAATTAAATTAAGAACTAGAATAATTAAAGAAGTGAAGGCAAGATGA
- a CDS encoding rRNA maturation protein, which translates to MIITTSRKPSQKTRSFVNDLARVLGLSVFNRGKTPINKISEKYPKYILVGEYTGNPGRVELHDTRNNQVISMLISAKLQREVCNKEIANPTRLLDISFDRLYNEECGEYNYKELFLEFFDELNEDSDFKMSFEGSDGRNLFYIQFYNKDEKIGPLIIVKSIKIMDKE; encoded by the coding sequence ATGATAATAACAACATCACGAAAACCTTCTCAAAAAACCCGAAGTTTTGTAAATGATTTAGCAAGAGTTTTGGGATTGTCAGTATTTAACAGAGGTAAAACTCCCATAAATAAAATATCTGAAAAATATCCTAAATATATATTAGTCGGAGAATATACTGGAAATCCTGGCAGGGTGGAGCTCCATGATACCAGAAATAATCAGGTAATCTCCATGCTAATATCTGCAAAACTTCAAAGAGAAGTATGCAATAAAGAAATAGCAAACCCCACTAGACTATTAGACATATCATTTGACAGACTATATAATGAAGAATGTGGGGAATACAACTATAAAGAACTGTTTTTAGAATTTTTCGATGAACTAAATGAAGATTCAGATTTTAAAATGAGTTTTGAAGGTTCTGATGGTAGAAATTTGTTTTATATTCAATTTTATAATAAAGATGAAAAAATAGGACCTTTAATAATAGTTAAGTCTATTAAAATTATGGATAAGGAATAA
- the psmA gene encoding archaeal proteasome endopeptidase complex subunit alpha gives MQMNPIQGGYDRAITVFSPEGRLYQVEYAREAVRRGTTAIGIKYSGGVILAVDRRIMSKLIEKYSVEKIFHIDEHIMAASSGLIADARILVDRARVEAQINKITYGEPMTVEALSKKICDIKQAYTQHGGSRPFGISLLIAGIDRHNSKLFETDPSGALIEYKATAIGFGRPSAMEILEEKYDENISREEALELALYALSKSSNMALLPENIDMAIITDDEKVVKKLQFEEIKELLKKVSDKIEDEKEKEEKEEEHAEENGDNNEMGKIDN, from the coding sequence ATGCAAATGAATCCAATACAAGGTGGATACGATAGGGCAATTACAGTATTTAGCCCAGAAGGAAGATTATATCAGGTTGAATATGCAAGAGAAGCTGTTAGAAGAGGAACAACTGCAATAGGCATAAAATACAGCGGAGGAGTTATTTTAGCAGTCGATAGAAGAATAATGAGTAAATTGATAGAAAAATATTCAGTCGAAAAAATATTCCATATAGATGAGCACATAATGGCTGCAAGTTCCGGTTTAATTGCAGATGCAAGAATTTTAGTGGATAGGGCAAGAGTAGAAGCTCAAATAAATAAAATTACATACGGAGAACCCATGACCGTTGAAGCTCTTTCAAAGAAAATTTGTGATATTAAACAGGCATATACACAGCATGGAGGTTCAAGACCTTTTGGTATTTCATTACTAATTGCAGGAATAGATAGACATAATTCAAAATTATTCGAAACTGACCCAAGCGGTGCTTTAATTGAATATAAGGCAACTGCAATAGGATTTGGAAGACCTTCGGCAATGGAAATACTTGAAGAAAAATATGATGAAAACATAAGCAGAGAGGAAGCTCTTGAACTTGCTTTATATGCCCTTAGTAAGTCATCAAACATGGCATTATTGCCTGAAAATATAGATATGGCAATTATTACAGATGACGAAAAAGTTGTAAAAAAATTACAATTTGAGGAAATTAAGGAGCTCCTAAAAAAAGTGTCCGATAAAATAGAAGATGAAAAAGAAAAGGAAGAAAAGGAAGAGGAACATGCTGAGGAAAATGGAGATAATAACGAGATGGGTAAAATTGACAATTAA